TTGGGTACGTTACACTTCGGTAACGTTCTTTTGTTTGCGGATTTcgataatgaatttctaaagctCTGTGTTACAGGTTTGGAAACGGACATTGGACACCGGATGCACGAAACACGTATAATACCATTGATCCCGTGGCTCGATCGACGACTCAAGTTTATCCACATGGATGGACCGCAGTTTATGCGTTCTTGGACAACCCCGGGATGTGGAATTTGAGGTCTCAAACTCTAAAGAACTGGTACTTGGGTCTTCAGCTTTATATCAGAGTCTACGATCCGGATCCTAACCCTGCCAAGGAGCGCCCTCCGCCCGAAAATCTCCTGTTTTGCGGTGAGTTTCACTATCTCTTTGTTGCATATAGTTACATAAATCCTATCATTTTTCAAATGTGATTACAACTTATAGAGTTGACAATGGATCAAAACGTCTAAACTCATCTTACCTCTGTTTTGTTGCTAAGTTTAAATTATTTCGAAATTTCAGGACTTTTTGAATATCAGTCTCTTGCTCCGGCGCGGCATCGGCACCTGAACCATTGACGGGATTGTGAGGGGAAACCTGAAAGAATGATAACAATTTGCCTTTTCAGACAGCAACCATGTTTATTTCTATAACCAACAACTGTTTATTATTCTGTTTAATAATCTAGATTTATATATGTTGATTTTTGCTTAGTGTTTGGGTTAGGATccattttaatttcatctatATGAAGTATCTAATTAATCCTGTTGATTAggaattatatcttgagttaatcatttcaattcatattaaCTCTGATTGAGACATCATCACTTAATccaatataaattatttgaaaattttatttgaatttagttATAAAactacaaatattaatataaaaataataggataaactaccaaaatagtcacttttgtttgtctcatgttacattttagtcacttatgtttaaaatgttacattttagttgtTGAGCCGTTAATTACCGTTAATGGTGTAATGGTAAACTGACGTGGttcgttaaatcatcatttcaaatagaATTTTAGCAGGGGTGAAGCCAGAACAATTTTTAGAGGGgaccgaatgaaattttaaatttttttaatctatatctttataatttttaaaggattaaatcgaatttttaatttttttaggggggcaaaatgcaatttcacttttaccaatttaaaattttaaaaatttttaaaggggcctaaataataatttttcatttagggGGGTCGGGGCCACTGCCAACCCCCTAGCTACGCCTctgaattttaggttaaattctacaattggtccctatattttttttattttgaacaatttaatgttttttcttttatgttcttttaacttcttctttttttctttattttcattttcttctgcttcttcctctgttttcctcccttctccatttcttttaacgtaatttttctatgtttttcatttgttaaaactaatcaCAAGcttgacaaaaaaattaaattgttcaaaaaataaaattatagggactagttttaacaaatggaaaacatagaaaaactatgttaaaagaaatggagaagggaagaaaacagagggagaagcagaagagaatgaaaaaaaaagtaaagttaaaagaacataaaagaaaaaaatttaaattgcttaaaacaaaaaaatatgaggaccgattgtataaattaacttaaaatttttatttgaaataataatttaatgtgTCACGTCATCTTATCATTACactgttaacgacaattaacggctcagtgactaaaatgttacaaggcgataacataagtgactaaaacataacatttcaaatataagtgattaaaatataacttgaggtaaacaaaaatgactattttaataatttacccaAAATAATATTATGAATAATGATATGATGTTTAGGACTAACACAGACATTGCGTGATCCCCATCTTGACATATCTACTTGGAATatccttctattttatttttctattaatagAGTgcttatattttctaaaaaataattattaataaaaatagaaaatgaaaatatttacaaaaaatgcacgagaaactaagaaaaaaatataaataattaataaagtgAGAAAACAGTTACTTAATTTAtgattattgataataataaaaagaaaaatgtgaacaaataaaaaaattagaaaattaatttatttttattttttaataatttttgttaatattataatatttaaaatatattattttattgttacgtataaaatttaaaattgcaaTCACAAAATTGTCGTTGTGGTTGGATTCAATAGCAATGTTTGGCGAGGACATGAAATATCATATTTCTCTTatagtttgattttattttaattttgaatttaatttttaagaattagaTCATTACACAGGGCTTATAtggataaaatattaataatataaatattaaaatttttttattttcttattgagagcatatttattattataattatcattatcggcctaaaaactcaaataaatttGGGTCAAATTCTATTAAGTTTGTAGATCGAGTTTGTTTTtctacgatattatgattgtatAAATATTTGTCAGGTCTAGAGTAGGATATATGTCTATATACatgaaacttatttaatatatcgtattaataaataatactcatatcatataaatatataagcaCTGCCATTTTAAGGAAAAAAACGATAAAAACACTCAACAATATTCTACTTGATAAATGAAAAATGACATTAAAGTTATCGGTTTGAGTCCAATTGTCAGCAAACTACAGCCAGCTGTGTTTTTTTTTCGGCCAGCAAGTTAAATGGTTCATTGGTCTGAGAAATCAACGTTTTAGAATAAAtgcaaaaaatatttaatacaattatttaattattttttcttatttcatgtCAGTGGACTGATGTTCTTTATAACATCCAAATTATCGTTCTTctcaatatttattttgataatttggtcctttctatttGCCCCGGAAGTTCCACCAAGTTTTTGTATTTTGTCCTAACCCAAGTTATTCAATATTAAAACATAAGCATTTCTTGTTCATTGTTCAACGTCATAACGGTGGCCGTCCACAACCACCGTTTCCGGCGGTTGTCATGGCAGGCAATTACTTCCCTCGGCTAATATTCATATCAGTTTTTATCTTCAAACTCTTAATCACCATTGTTAATGGTGCTGATATTTTCTTAGAGTGGAATGTGGCCATTAATACAACAGTTCATCCATTTTCTGAAGAACAACCTGTAAGCTGGTTTTAATGATGTTTGTCTTCTGTTAAAAAGCAtcatttaaaacatgtttttttaacagtcattttactcttttttttttggggggggggcgGTTTATTTGATTTGCATTAATTATCTGAGATGTGTTCTTTATAGGTTATTACCATCAATGGAATGTTTCCAGGTCCTCTTATCAATGCCACAACCAATGATGTAATTCATGTCAATGTGTTCAACAATATAGATGAACCACTACTATTTACATGGTAAGAAAACCCCAGTTTTTCTCTATGTTATTCAAATTCGATCATGCAAACACTGCTATGTGTCCGACACAAGCATTCAACGTGTTAGATTTGGGGTTCGGATTCCAACAGCGGCTATCCCTTCCATGCTGCGGACTCTTTTGTACCGGAAAACTTAGGGTTTTCGATGTTGATGGTGGTGCAGGAATGGGATAGAACAAAGGCTAAACTCATGGCAGGATGGAGTTTCAGGAACAAACTGTCCAATCCAACCTGGTAAGAACTGGACTTATGAGTTTCAGGTGAAGGACCAAATTGGGACATTCATCTATTTCCCCTCCATCAACTTCTTGAAAGCCGGTGGTGGGTTCGGTCCGATTCGAGTTAACAATCGTCCGGTGACCACAATACCCTTCCCGAAACCCGAGGCCGAATTTGATCTTCTCATCGGAGATTGGTATCTAAAAAGTTACAAGGTAATTAGTATTTTCTTACACCCTGATtatgaattttcaaatttatataaaaattataaatttgtatCGAATAGCACATGATTTCACTGCATCATACAGGAAATTAGGTCCTTGATCTCAAACAATTCAACGGCCAATGATAGCTCTCCTGATAAAATCTTGATGAATGGAAAGGGCTCTTATTTCGATAATGATTCAAGAGTCTTTGAATCCTTTACTGTAACAAAAGGTACGAATTCATTTATCACACGTATATTTAATATTCATACTATAGTTTCCTCTTTGTTTAATCATTTCTTCTATATGGGATGTCCAGGTAAGACATACTGGTTCAGGATATCGAATGTTGGAACCGCTTGGAGTGTCAACTTCAGGATTCAGAATCATCGGATGGTATTGGTTGAAACAGAAGGATCGTATGTCAATCAGATGGCATTAGATTCTCTGGACGTACACGTCGGACAATCTTACTCTGTGCTCGTCACAGCAGATCAAGAAGAACAAGATTATTACATTGTGGCGGCTCCTAAACAGATCAATGCCACTGGGACCAGCAATCTTATCGGTGTTGCAGTGTTGCGCTATGGGAACTCTGTAATTCCTCCTAGAGGTGCTCTTCCACCGGGCCCCGACCCCTTCAATATCCAATTCTCCGTTAACCAAGCTAAATCCATCAGGTAAATCGAGAAACTGAAAACTGAACCTGTTCGATTTTGGGCAACTAAACATATTATTGTGTTATTTTGTGGAGGTGGAATTTGACGGCGGGAGCTGCTAGGCCTAACCCACAAGGAAGCTTCAACGTTTCAAATGTGACATTATCGCAAtcctttattcttcaaagctcggTTGTAGAGATCGACGGCGAATTTCGTTACACCGTCAATAATGTATCTTATGTTACACCGGAAACTCCATTAAAGTTGGCTGATGCCTTCGCCAGTGGCGGGAATGGTGTTTATGTACTGGACAAATTCTCCACAAATTCTTCAAATGTTGAAGCAGTGAATGGAGTTTTCGTAGCATCCGGGATCCATCATGGGTGGATTGAGCTGGTGTTGAAGAATGACTTAGATTTCATTCATACTTGGCAATTAGATGGTTACTCTTTTTTCGTAGTTGGGTAAGTGAAGACTACAGTTAGAACTACAAgagaaaattatgatttttgaaaaaagtgTTAAAGATAATCAAATCGACCCCAACTAAATTCATTCATTAGTttcgaatatttttttaaaatataatatttactgtatatgttttttaaagtattttcactaatattataaaaagttatttattaatttaataaaaataaaaattgatctggtttgaataattttgttttttaagtACGGAACCAAAATTAATATGAACTGAATGCATTTAAGTAATACCGAAATTGAAATCAGATTGAAACCAAACCAATACTAGTATTCCACCTTCAATTAGTTCAAGTATTAATAGGTCGAGTACAAATTTTAATACTTGTAACGTCTTTCTTTTATCTTGAGATGGTGAACTCCTTTGTTATCTAAATATTATGAGGCATTGACGgagtttgaactttttttttaggggacgaaattaaattat
The sequence above is drawn from the Gossypium hirsutum isolate 1008001.06 chromosome A05, Gossypium_hirsutum_v2.1, whole genome shotgun sequence genome and encodes:
- the LOC107957419 gene encoding monocopper oxidase-like protein SKU5 isoform X4, whose product is MAGNYFPRLIFISVFIFKLLITIVNGADIFLEWNVAINTTVHPFSEEQPVITINGMFPGPLINATTNDVIHVNVFNNIDEPLLFTWNGIEQRLNSWQDGVSGTNCPIQPGKNWTYEFQVKDQIGTFIYFPSINFLKAGGGFGPIRVNNRPVTTIPFPKPEAEFDLLIGDWYLKSYKEIRSLISNNSTANDSSPDKILMNGKGSYFDNDSRVFESFTVTKGKTYWFRISNVGTAWSVNFRIQNHRMVLVETEGSYVNQMALDSLDVHVGQSYSVLVTADQEEQDYYIVAAPKQINATGTSNLIGVAVLRYGNSVIPPRGALPPGPDPFNIQFSVNQAKSIRWNLTAGAARPNPQGSFNVSNVTLSQSFILQSSVVEIDGEFRYTVNNVSYVTPETPLKLADAFASGGNGVYVLDKFSTNSSNVEAVNGVFVASGIHHGWIELVLKNDLDFIHTWQLDGYSFFVVGGNITPGSPLRSAIAMRETNHYHFKPFLGLEMNNGHRTLDILTIPMIRLLDPQFSSFGSNKHWFTI
- the LOC107957419 gene encoding monocopper oxidase-like protein SKU5 isoform X3, whose amino-acid sequence is MAGNYFPRLIFISVFIFKLLITIVNGADIFLEWNVAINTTVHPFSEEQPVITINGMFPGPLINATTNDVIHVNVFNNIDEPLLFTWNGIEQRLNSWQDGVSGTNCPIQPGKNWTYEFQVKDQIGTFIYFPSINFLKAGGGFGPIRVNNRPVTTIPFPKPEAEFDLLIGDWYLKSYKEIRSLISNNSTANDSSPDKILMNGKGSYFDNDSRVFESFTVTKGKTYWFRISNVGTAWSVNFRIQNHRMVLVETEGSYVNQMALDSLDVHVGQSYSVLVTADQEEQDYYIVAAPKQINATGTSNLIGVAVLRYGNSVIPPRGALPPGPDPFNIQFSVNQAKSIRWNLTAGAARPNPQGSFNVSNVTLSQSFILQSSVVEIDGEFRYTVNNVSYVTPETPLKLADAFASGGNGVYVLDKFSTNSSNVEAVNGVFVASGIHHGWIELVLKNDLDFIHTWQLDGYSFFVVGGNITPGSPLRSAIAMRETNHYHFKPFLGLEMNNGHRTLDILTIPMIRLLDPQFRCILEDGLRFMHI
- the LOC107957419 gene encoding monocopper oxidase-like protein SKU5 isoform X1 encodes the protein MAGNYFPRLIFISVFIFKLLITIVNGADIFLEWNVAINTTVHPFSEEQPVITINGMFPGPLINATTNDVIHVNVFNNIDEPLLFTWNGIEQRLNSWQDGVSGTNCPIQPGKNWTYEFQVKDQIGTFIYFPSINFLKAGGGFGPIRVNNRPVTTIPFPKPEAEFDLLIGDWYLKSYKEIRSLISNNSTANDSSPDKILMNGKGSYFDNDSRVFESFTVTKGKTYWFRISNVGTAWSVNFRIQNHRMVLVETEGSYVNQMALDSLDVHVGQSYSVLVTADQEEQDYYIVAAPKQINATGTSNLIGVAVLRYGNSVIPPRGALPPGPDPFNIQFSVNQAKSIRWNLTAGAARPNPQGSFNVSNVTLSQSFILQSSVVEIDGEFRYTVNNVSYVTPETPLKLADAFASGGNGVYVLDKFSTNSSNVEAVNGVFVASGIHHGWIELVLKNDLDFIHTWQLDGYSFFVVGFGDEQWTPNSRYSYNTYDPVARSTIQVYPRRWIAVYAYLDNPGMWNLRSQHLKNWYLGQELYLRVYDPDPNPDKEKKPPENMLLCGIFNPSSPPPPPTLAPLAPTNIGSPSKQITWFHTIVIYIVTLVCIIR
- the LOC107957419 gene encoding monocopper oxidase-like protein SKU5 isoform X2; this translates as MAGNYFPRLIFISVFIFKLLITIVNGADIFLEWNVAINTTVHPFSEEQPVITINGMFPGPLINATTNDVIHVNVFNNIDEPLLFTWNGIEQRLNSWQDGVSGTNCPIQPGKNWTYEFQVKDQIGTFIYFPSINFLKAGGGFGPIRVNNRPVTTIPFPKPEAEFDLLIGDWYLKSYKEIRSLISNNSTANDSSPDKILMNGKGSYFDNDSRVFESFTVTKGKTYWFRISNVGTAWSVNFRIQNHRMVLVETEGSYVNQMALDSLDVHVGQSYSVLVTADQEEQDYYIVAAPKQINATGTSNLIGVAVLRYGNSVIPPRGALPPGPDPFNIQFSVNQAKSIRWNLTAGAARPNPQGSFNVSNVTLSQSFILQSSVVEIDGEFRYTVNNVSYVTPETPLKLADAFASGGNGVYVLDKFSTNSSNVEAVNGVFVASGIHHGWIELVLKNDLDFIHTWQLDGYSFFVVGFGDEQWTPNSRYSYNTYDPVARSTIQVYPRRWIAVYAYLDNPGMWNLRSQHLKNWYLGQELYLRVYDPDPNPDKEKKPPENMLLCAPLAPTNIGSPSKQITWFHTIVIYIVTLVCIIR
- the LOC107957419 gene encoding monocopper oxidase-like protein SKU5 isoform X5 gives rise to the protein MAGNYFPRLIFISVFIFKLLITIVNGADIFLEWNVAINTTVHPFSEEQPVITINGMFPGPLINATTNDVIHVNVFNNIDEPLLFTWNGIEQRLNSWQDGVSGTNCPIQPGKNWTYEFQVKDQIGTFIYFPSINFLKAGGGFGPIRVNNRPVTTIPFPKPEAEFDLLIGDWYLKSYKEIRSLISNNSTANDSSPDKILMNGKGSYFDNDSRVFESFTVTKGKTYWFRISNVGTAWSVNFRIQNHRMVLVETEGSYVNQMALDSLDVHVGQSYSVLVTADQEEQDYYIVAAPKQINATGTSNLIGVAVLRYGNSVIPPRGALPPGPDPFNIQFSVNQAKSIRWNLTAGAARPNPQGSFNVSNVTLSQSFILQSSVVEIDGEFRYTVNNVSYVTPETPLKLADAFASGGNGVYVLDKFSTNSSNVEAVNGVFVASGIHHGWIELVLKNDLDFIHTWQLDGYSFFVVGFGDEQWTPNSRYSYNTYDPVARSTIQLLWLQQTLVHHLNK
- the LOC107957419 gene encoding monocopper oxidase-like protein SKU5 isoform X6; this encodes MAGNYFPRLIFISVFIFKLLITIVNGADIFLEWNVAINTTVHPFSEEQPVITINGMFPGPLINATTNDVIHVNVFNNIDEPLLFTWNGIEQRLNSWQDGVSGTNCPIQPGKNWTYEFQVKDQIGTFIYFPSINFLKAGGGFGPIRVNNRPVTTIPFPKPEAEFDLLIGDWYLKSYKEIRSLISNNSTANDSSPDKILMNGKGSYFDNDSRVFESFTVTKGKTYWFRISNVGTAWSVNFRIQNHRMVLVETEGSYVNQMALDSLDVHVGQSYSVLVTADQEEQDYYIVAAPKQINATGTSNLIGVAVLRYGNSVIPPRGALPPGPDPFNIQFSVNQAKSIRWNLTAGAARPNPQGSFNVSNVTLSQSFILQSSVVEIDGEFRYTVNNVSYVTPETPLKLADAFASGGNGVYVLDKFSTNSSNVEAVNGVFVASGIHHGWIELVLKNDLDFIHTWQLDGYSFFVVGFGDEQWTPNSRYSYNTYDPVARSTIQEFLTLHLHLHLRL